TGTGAAGATACTTCCTGAAACATCCATGGTCcaacaggaattgtgtcaggaaGAAGTTGACGTCCCCGTGTTTTCTGTCCAACCACAGCGACAGGTTCGGAATGAGCCGATATgtccaccttcctttcgaaATACTGTCCCAAGCCAGCTGCCACTTCCTCATCGAATCGTCTCTCGCAATCATGCGAGCACCAACCGTTCCTCGCAGTCTGTAGCACTCACAGTCCTCCTCCAATAAGATGTTTATGGGGGTCATTCCTACTATGGCACAAACCGCATCCATCGATATGGTACGGTTTGCCCTTGCCACTCTCATGGCCATACGCTGGCCAGGAGTCTCCTCTAATTGCTACTAATCGCAGAACTGTTTGACATGATTCTG
This DNA window, taken from Armigeres subalbatus isolate Guangzhou_Male unplaced genomic scaffold, GZ_Asu_2 Contig401, whole genome shotgun sequence, encodes the following:
- the LOC134204106 gene encoding uncharacterized protein LOC134204106, with product MRVARANRTISMDAVCAIVGMTPINILLEEDCECYRLRGTVGARMIARDDSMRKWQLAWDSISKGRWTYRLIPNLSLWLDRKHGDVNFFLTQFLLDHGCFRKYLHRFGHAGSLLYQTCPSCEETPEHVFFDCPRFRTERSVLSAGSASNINPENIVQEMYKNENTWNEIGRAVTQIMMSLQRKWR